From the Manis pentadactyla isolate mManPen7 chromosome 15, mManPen7.hap1, whole genome shotgun sequence genome, the window CAGGAAAACACTCTTCCCTTCTTCCCAGAAGGAGTCTAGCTGGGTCTACCTTCCCTTCCCTATGTCTGCCTTTTCACGTGACCACTGAGAAAAGAGAATTTAACAAATGCGATTGGAGTATGGAACATCTATGATCACCTGAGGCTCTCAGCCATTCCTCACTCCCCGAGCTGGCACCCTCTCTCCTCCACGCTTGATCTGTAGTTGGGAAGGTGGAATACAGATCAGCCTGTCTTTGAAGAGTTTCTAATTGGAACAAATATGAGAAAAACTACGttttgggaaagaagaaaggtcaGAGAGAGATAATCCTTGGCTCTCTTACTATGACTTGCAATCCCTGTGAACGCTTTTTGTTTAAAGTGAAAAGTCAGTCCTTTTCTTTTGTAAACCTTAGTTTTTCTTATTAGTACCAGGCTAGGTATGCACATTTAAACAAAAAGAGCCAATGTGTATGCCTGGGAGTGGTTGTTTATTTTGTGAATCTAGGTTTCTGCCTCCTTACCAGGAAGAAGTGATATCTGAGTGGCTGTGCTGGGTCACCCATGTAGTTTGTCTTCTTTCTGAATAGTGGTAGACATTGCTTAGTGTGTGGTCTTGGGGATCAGGGGCCTGTATTCTGCCTCAGGAATCCCGTCCCAGAGCTTAGCCTTTTCCTGAGGTGCAGCCCTTTACCGCACTGAGGTCTTGTATTTTGCCTGAAGGAAGAGATGAGTCTGCAAAATTCCGAAGTCCATAGTTCTAATCTTAGGCCTCTGTGAAAAGGAAATCTTGTTTCTAAATGCCTTTGTTTAAAGATGCTTTCCTAACCTGCTCTGTGGGAATCTCCTGGGCATTTGGTGAGAACTGCAGCATGTCCTAAAGAGCCTTGTGTTGGTGGAGGAATCTTTTCCTCTCTTATGAGGAGAGCCTCCATAAAATTCCAGTAGTAAAGTGTTTGCAGGTTGGTGAACAAATAGAGGTTCAGGGAGAGTGGTGCACTTAGAGAGGGCCTGGAAATCCTGCACCCCTTCCTGTGTATCTTGCCCTCCACATCTCTTTCATCTGAATGTgcatctgtatcctttatcatatccaCTAATAAACTGGTATATgggtttccctgagttctgtgaactgctctagcaaattaatcaaccCAAGAAGGGAGTCATTGGAACCTCCCATCTATAGCTGGATTTGGGAAGCAAGTGGGAAGGGTTCAGTTTTGGATGTGTTGTAGTGCATGTGGAACATCCAGGTGACATTTACTCTGGTTTGCTGGATGAAGAATCTGATGTTTGAAGAGTCAAGGTCAGTGGTTCCATGGCTGCCCAAGGGTGATGTTTGGGGCCAAGAGGCAACACTTACAGCCCATCCCTTCCCCCTTTCAAAGCCATCAGATGATCCCATCCAAGGCAGCAGAGGGAGATCCAGACAGGTTTTACTTCAGTACCTTGGAGGTAACAGAGAACCTACATAGGTCAGCAGATTTCAGTGAGTCAGGGGCCTGAATTTGAGATGGTGATACTGACCGACATGGTTAATTCTTTCAAGGAACAAGCTCATCACTGAAATGTACCCAAAACCTCAGTTACCAATCCATCAGATAATAAGGAGAAGTTTGGAGACCACAGATTAAGTTTTTTAATCAGTATGTTAGTATGACTCTCAGCAGAGAGTTATATTCACTATCTCTGGGTAGATAGTGTCAagattgagttaaattgtaggacacccagctggtgtcaccaAGAGTCGTTTGGTGTGGGGAAAAACCTGCACACATGTGGTGACCATAAGTGTCAGAAGTGAAGTGTGCTCTGTGAAAGGTAAAGAAGACACGGAAAGAATAAATATATAGTAAGGGAGAACTGGGTTTTTGATAACTGTACCTCCAATTCTGAATGTTATAATTAAAAGGACATTCTCAGCTCTCTTTTACCCATTGGCCTCAGGTAGACTTACAGAAAGGCAGCCTGGGTAGAAGTGACCTCTGGAAAGCAGTACTTCAGCACTTCACCTTGTCCAGTCTCCActagccacagggcattaatggTTAGAACATCTCTGTCTGGAAGCAGATGGGAAAGGGTGCTTGGATCCTCATCCCAAGGGAGTGGAGTGCCCTGATTCACAGCCTGTGTCATATCTAAATGAAGCTGCTAATGACCTTTCCAGTCTCAGGGCTCTCTGCCTCATGAATGAAGCCCAAGCTAATTTAGTGGTCACCTGGTGGCAGTGTGCTAAGGCTTGTGGTCACAAGTTTACCAGGATTGATTTCAGCTAGCTCTGGGATTTGTGTATTAATTCAGCCATCCATGTCATGAACTGGGAAGGGGAGGGATCCTGGAACAAGTTGGTGAACTGCCAGGTGAAGATGGTACATTAGCAAAGTCGAAGGAGCCATCCAGGAAAGAGTGAGGTTGGGGCAGAGTTCCAGGGCGGCAGTGCTGATGGTTGAGGTGGGGTGGGTTAACCCCTGCAGGAGGTCTAGAGGGCCAGGAAAGATCCATGAGGGAGGCCCCGGAGATGTGGCTTTCTGGGCCCTGGCGGGTAATAATGTAGGAGAGAGACCTGCTACATTCCACACCCCCAATTCAGAAAAGATGAGTCAGAGTAATAAGAAGAatgattttaacatttaaaaacagaACTTAAACCAGGTAAAAGAcccaggcagaggagggaggctgGAGGGGGCACTGACAGCTGAGCCCACTGCATGTCCTGCCCCTCTCTCGGGGTTGAGGAGCAATGTGAGAATCAGACCATGGAGCTCAGACCCAGCCTTTCATCTAGACCCTCCCCTGAGCACTTAGGGCCAAAGCCGTCTTCCCTTCCAGGGAATATTAGGGACAAGGGAGAGGGGGTGAGGAGGATGGCTGGTGTCCATTCAGAGGTGTCTCTGGCTCTTCTGACTGGCCCTTTCTTCTGTCTGCATAGGTGTAGATGGGGCACTGCCTATAGAGCAGGTCCTGCCAGCCTCACTGGAGAGGATGCCCCCGTGTCCGTGATGGGCTGTGGGACAAGCAAGGTCCTTCCTGAGCCTCCCAAGGATGTCCAGCTGGATCTCGTCAAGAAGGTGGAGCCCTTCAGTGGTACTAAGAGTGATGTGTATAAGCACTTCATCACAGAGGTTGACAGTGTTGGCCCTCTCAAAGCTGGGTTCCCAGCAGCTACTCAGTGTGCAAATCCCGGCTCTGGTGTCCCCACTACCAGCCACACAGAGCCTCCCTCAGAACCACCACGCAGGACCAGGGTAGCTAAGTACAGGGCCAAGTTCGACCCACGAGTGACAGCCAAGTACGACATCAAAGCCCTGATTGGCCGAGGCAGCTTTAGCCGAGTGGTACGTGTGGAGCACCGAGCAACCCGGCAGCCATATGCCATCAAGATGATTGAGACCAAGTACCGGGAGGGGCGGGAGGTGTGTGAATCGGAGCTGCGTGTGCTGCGCCGGGTGCACCATGCCAACATTATCCAGCTGGTGGAGGTGTTTGAGACACAGGAGCGCGTGTACATGGTGATGGAGCTGGCCACTGGCGGAGAGCTCTTTGACCGCATCATTGCCAAGGGTTCTTTCACTGAGCGTGACGCCACGCGGGTGCTACAGATGGTACTGGATGGAGTCCGGTATCTGCACGCACTGGGCATCACACACCGAGACCTCAAGCCTGAGAATCTGCTATACTACCACCCAGGCACAGACTCCAAGATCATCATCACTGACTTTGGCCTGGCCAGTGCTCGCAAGAAGGGTGACGACTGCCTGATGAAGACCACCTGCGGCACGCCTGAGTACATTGCCCCTGAGGTCCTGGTCCGCAAGCCCTATACCAACTCAGTTGACATGTGGGCGCTGGGCGTCATTGCCTACATCTTGCTCAGTGGTACCATGCCCTTTGAGGATGACAACCGCACACGACTGTACCGGCAGATCCTCAGGGGCAAGTACAGTTACTCAGGGGAGGTGAGTCTGCCCTGTTCTGGGGATATTGGTAGGCTCCTGAGAGGGGGTATATCCTGCAGCTCTCAATCAGGGGGATATGCTCCAAGGGTCAGATTCACAGGGCCAGGCAGGTAACGTAAAAACAGTGAAGTCAGACTAGTGGGGTGGCCTAGTTTGGGTTCCCCTGAAAAGTGAGCCCTGAGACAAGGATTTGGGAACAGATTGTTTAATTAGAATGTGATTCCAGTAAGCACAAGTGAAGGGTGGGGAAAGCCAATTAAGGGTTTATGAAGGAGGGGATGGCCACAATGGGCCACTGGCACTCAGTCCCACTGGAGGCCCTGTGAATGACCATGTAGAATGTGTTTCAGAATTGTACCACTGAGGGGCCGGAAAGTGGGTGGTTTTCAGTCCACTGACTCCTATATGAGTTGAGAGTTTCTTTGGGGTCCTTAAAGCACTGGTACTTTCAGGCTGTCTTGAATGCCAGTTGTTGCTGGAGGAAGTTGTCAGGTCAAGAAGCAGAGAGGTCAGGCACTGGCAGTGGGCAGCTGGCAGCACACACAAGAGCACTGCAGCGGCTGGTGGTGAGCTCAGAGGCAGGTTGAGAGCCGGTGGGGCAGGGTGTCCACAGCATCTGCTCCCCGAGGACTGGCACAAGCTAGAGTGACCATGCCCTGTCTAAAGGCACAGCTGCTTCTCATTTCTGTCTGGTTTTGCCTCACAGCAAAGAGGACCGCGTGTACCCAAACATTCCATTTTTTTAGAGAAGCCAGAAAATCTTGTCTTAAAACATTGCAATCTAAGTCCCATACTTAAGGATGCCTTGTGTGCCAGCAAACACTAACCAGCGGGCCAGATTCAACCACCAGGCCGTCAGTTTGTATCTTTGGATCAACTGATAGTCATGATacctgaaaaaaaatctgttcagtTTCAGCACTGCTGAGAGCCAAAGGAAGGTGCAGAAAAAGTAAGAGTTGGTCAGTCCCTAGGCAGGATGCTGACTGGGTAGGAGATGGAACTGACCACAGGAAACAGCGAGTGCTGCAAGTCGGAGGATTGTGTTTGGCTTGGGAGGTTGTGAAGAAAGAATGTATGATGGCTTTACCTGGGAGGTGAGGTGGGCTTTGCAGGATGGCAGGATTTGGCCAAGGCAGTGAGGGCCCCTGCCCAAGTGTCCCCGACAGAGTGCTCCCCACAGTGTTTCTCTCAGCCTTGGGCCTGCCACGGCACAGTCCCTGCCTCCTGAACAGCTCAGAGCAGGGGAGGGAGCTCTGGGACCAGCTCCCTTCTGCAGCCCAGCTCTCCTTCCAGGGGTTTGGACTGCACTCTCTGGCCCCAGCCAACTGGCCCAGAGCAGTGCTACCTGCAGAAGTTACCCTAAAGCCTCATGCCACTTTGCCTTCAACACTTGAGGTCC encodes:
- the PSKH1 gene encoding serine/threonine-protein kinase H1, encoding MGCGTSKVLPEPPKDVQLDLVKKVEPFSGTKSDVYKHFITEVDSVGPLKAGFPAATQCANPGSGVPTTSHTEPPSEPPRRTRVAKYRAKFDPRVTAKYDIKALIGRGSFSRVVRVEHRATRQPYAIKMIETKYREGREVCESELRVLRRVHHANIIQLVEVFETQERVYMVMELATGGELFDRIIAKGSFTERDATRVLQMVLDGVRYLHALGITHRDLKPENLLYYHPGTDSKIIITDFGLASARKKGDDCLMKTTCGTPEYIAPEVLVRKPYTNSVDMWALGVIAYILLSGTMPFEDDNRTRLYRQILRGKYSYSGEPWPSVSNLAKDFIDRLLTVDPGARMTALQALRHPWVVSMAASSSMKNLHRSISQNLLKRASSRCQSTKSAQSTRSSRSTRSNKSRRVRERELRELNLRYQQQYNG